The Brassica napus cultivar Da-Ae chromosome C1, Da-Ae, whole genome shotgun sequence DNA segment GGAAAAGCCTGTCAATGGTgagcttctcttttttttttgcctcttGCTCACTTTCTCATGCACCTTATTATCTATTTATCCATGACAAGTTGTTATATGATTCTTGGTATTCTCCTTGTTCTATTTACAAAAATTCTCTGTGCGTTTGTAGGGGATGACCATAGTATCATGATATACTATCCTAGCTCCGCAGGTGGAGGCATGAAGGAATTGTTTCGCAAGGTATTTCTGCAGTCTGGATTGAACTGTTTATACTATAATATTTTCGTAATAGTTTGTGGCAGATTCCTCTGGTTGACTCTTTTCCCATCTAATGTATTTTGTTTGTCTCCATTTTACTTTAGATTGGGAACCGATCAAGTGAGTTTCATCCTGACGTCAGAAGAGTTAGGCGAGAGGGTTCCTATATATATGAGGAGTTTATGGCTACCGGAGGAACTGATGTCAAGGTCTGATTGTTTTCCTTTACATGTTTCTTCATTCCCATCTTTCGCACCACCTAACCTTGCTTCGAATATTACGCTGTTATTGTTCTGTTGCTGGTATCAAGTGTCCTAAATGTAAAATGTTGTCATGTTAGTGACCTATGTTTTCtatgtttgtatatataaggcATGACTTATCAACAGCTGTTGTAGCTCCCATTGCTGGTTGTTTTTGTGTGGAGAACATTTTTCGTAAATCTTGGCTTTCACGAGTTATAAAATTGACAAATCTGCTTGGTAAATACAGGTGTACACAGTGGGTCCTGAATACGCACATGCTGAAGCAAGAAAGTCACCTGTTGTTGATGGTGTTGTTATGAGGAATACTGATGGCAAGGAAGTACGTCCTCTACCAATTATTACCTTAAAAAATGAAACCGGAAATTATCTCACTATCTTTTGACGAAAGAGATATAGTTTGAATAGAGTATCAAAGCATGAATTGCCTAAGTCTTTCATGAAAGTGTAACACGTTGATGTGTTTAGACTttgatcagtttttttttttttggatattttattGAACAGGTGAGGTATCCAGTGTTGCTTACACCTACCGAGAAACAGATGGCTAGAGAAGTTTGCCTTGCATTTCGTCAAGCGGTATGCTATGAAACCAATCCTCATGATTCTTTGGATTTAATACAATTACGTGTTAGTTTTTTCAACATTTCTCAAATTTCAGGTATGTGGGTTTGATCTTCTACGATCTGAGGGATGTTCATATGTTTGTGATGTAAATGGATGGAGTTTTGTGAAGAATTCTTACAAGTAAGCTAGCACTCTGCACTtcatttaactttataaaaatgcTTTACAACTTTAGAGTATACTCAAACCTTTTGtactattaaggtattacgacGATGCTGCTTGTGTactaagaaaaatgtgtttggATGCAAAAGCTCCACATCTTTCCTCGACTCTTCCTCCCACTTTGCCATGGAAGGTCAATGAACCTGTACAACCTAATGAAGGACTAACCCGCCAAGGCAGTGGCATCATAGGCACTTTTGGGCAATCAGAAGAGCTACGCTGTGTTATCGCTGTTATTCGACAGTATGTTTTAGCTTATGATCACCATTCCCTTCTATACCTCTCTCTGTGTTTAGCCAAGATCTGAGtgtttttaaccttttttttactTGACAGTGGCGATCGAACTCCCAAACAGAAGGTGAAACTAAAAGTTACAGAGGAAAAACTGTTAAACCTGATGTTGAAGTACAATGGTGGGAAGCCAAGAGCTGAGGTGAGAGGCTTGACTTTTCTATCATCAACTTATTCCTGCCTTGGTTAGTTGCTTCAACTGTGTAAATTTATTCTCTAATTTTACAGACCAAACTTAAAACTGCGGTCCAGTTGCAAGACCTATTAGATGCCACAAGAATGTTAGTTCCCCGTACAAGGTATAACCCCCAACTCAACTCTTTGGGTCTTGTCACAATAGCTTTCCAAGTGGCTGCACAATTTTATTGAAAGAGATTATGTTATTGTTAAAACACTCATGATTCTTCTGCGAAGCATTTTCCATTGAGATACTTTCGCTGTAGATATAGCATTTCTGCTCAGCACCCCGTGCTGATAGTTGAATTCTCGTAATGACCTTatggtcttcttttttttttaatctttagaCCAGGTCGTGAAAGTGATAGTGATGCAGAAGACCTTGAACATGCGGAGAAACTTCGACAAGTTAAAGCAGTTCTTGAAGAGGTGTGTCTTGATACATATATACGTTCCAATTTATTGTCCTCGTTATTTGAAACGTACAGTTTTGTATGGTGGCGAATAGTCCTTGGAAATAATTACATTGTATCAGTTAGGGGTTTAAATTCACGGCCAGACAACAGTTACTATCATATGTTCGTGGTTGATTTTTCCTCCATGAGCTCTCTCTCATATTAATAGAACTTTGATATGCAGGGTGGACATTTCTCTGGCATATACAGGAAGGTTCAACTAAAGCCGCTGAAGTGGgttaaaataccaaaaaacaacGGTGAAGGCGAAGAAGAAAGACCAGTAGAGGCTCTTATGGTACTGAAATATGGGGGTGTTCTAACACACGCTGGTAGAAAGCAGGTATACTATACTACCATTTAGTCATTGTTAAATGTATTGCATCGAACAATTATTTAAACATGAAATCTATTTTGGTAGCTTATCTATCGTGTAAACTTGTCTAAGTTTACTGATGTGTGCTTCATCTGCAGGCGGAAGAACTTGGTAGATTCTTTCGAAACAATATGTATCCAGGTACGGGCGTCTGATCTGTTTTTATCTGATACTTTTAACCTGTCGCACAAAAGTTTCTGAAGCAGTTTCTGTCACATATTTCATGATCAAATGGCATAATATGCTTGCAGGTGAAGGGACTGGTTTGCTTCGTCTCCATAGTACATACCGTCATGACCTTAAAATTTATAGCTCTGACGAGGGACGTGTTCAGGTACAACTTTACACTATTAGTAGTGAAGATGAGCGTATGCCATTGAGCTTTTAAAGATATACTTGACGCCTCACTACTCTTCTGAGTTTGCACCAAAATACGTGACAGAAGATCAAGTCTGATCGAATATTACTAACTGATTTTCACTGTCGACAGATGTCTGCAGCTGCTTTTGCTAAAGGCCTGCTTGACTTAGAAGGACAGCTGACGCCAATTCTGGTTTTCACTTTTATCTTACTGAGATCTTCTTGTGATTTGAAATGTCATCATGTGTTCACTAATTTATTATCTATTTTCTCTAGGTTTCTTTGGTTAGCAAGGACTCTTCCATGCTGGACGGTCTTGATAATGCCAGCATTGAAATGGAAGCGGCCAAGGTTTGCCCTTCTCTTTGATGAGTCATCTTTATTGTGTATAAATCACGTGGTGGCAACTCGTCTGAACCATCGGTAGTTGTCAGTTAGATCAAAACTGTTTCTGAAAGATCTTAGTATTTTTCTTAAAGTGGTCTAATAGAAGCCTCTCAAAACCATCTCAAATGGTTTTTGTAGATATGGTTTCGGTTAATTTCATTTTGTCCACTTGAATTATGTTAACAATTTTGATGTCACTACTTGGACTGCAGGCTAGATTGAATGAGATTGTAACATCTGGCACAAAGATGATACATGAGCATGGTTCTTCTGAAGAATTCCCTTGGATGACCGATGGAGCTGGACTTCCTCCCAATGCCCATGAAGTCCTCCGTGAATTGGTACTCACACTTTTCCATCTACTATTAGTTCATTACTAATGTGAAACAGATCACCAAacgtttttagttttgtttgcaAACAACTTAATACTTCATACTGCACTGACTCTGAGCACATTCGTAACCTCTGTGGCATTTCTCTCATTTTTGTGGTTGTTTTTTACTTCCATTTTTAATCCTTCATAAAAAGTGGTGTATTAGAGTCCATAAagttatttctaaaaaaaacaattctttAACTGTTGaattactttttaaataatCAGGTGAAATTAACTAAGAATGTGACTGACCAAGTAAGACAACTTGCAATGGATGAGGACGAGAACCTCACAGAGCCATATGATATAATTCCTCCATATGATCAAGCAAAAGCCCTGGGCAAGACTAACATTGATAGTGATCGGATTGCTTCTGGATTACCATGTGGTAGTGAAGGTTTCCTTCTGATGTTTGCTCGGTGGATTAAACTTGCAAGGGATCTCTACAACGAAAGAAAAGAGTAAACTAAAGCTTCTCAAACTTTATTTTCGTTAGAGGCTTGTGACTGAGAATAGCACTAATAGTTGAGTTTTAACTTGCAGCCGATTCGACATCACGCAGATTCCGGATGTCTATGATTCATGCAAGTAAGTTAATACATATTAGATCATGTCTTTGGTGTATCTCTAGATTTACACCTAGCTTTAGTTATTCGTTTCTGAATATGCTGTAATGTCTCTTATCTTCACCAGGTACGACCTTTTGCATAATTCCCATCTAGATCTAAAAGGATTAGATGAACTCTTCAAAGTTGCACAGGTACATACTAACTGTAGTTCTCTATTATGCATGCATTGTTGATTATATTCGCTTATGACTAAGTTACTTGTTATGTGGTCGCAGTTGCTTGCAGATGGTGTAATCCCAAATGAGTATGGAATCAATCCGCAACAAAAGCTTAAAATTGGTTCAAAGGTGACATTTTCTAGCTACAAGTAATTATTTTCTGATTATCCAGATTGCTCCAAAGGATCTCACATCTTATCatatcttattcttcttcttttttccccGTTAAACAAAAAGATTGCTCGGCGTTTGATGGGGAAGATCTTGATAGACTTGAGGAACACTCGAGAGGAAGCATTGAGTGTTGCTGAATTGAAAGAAAGCCAAGAGCAAGTCACTCGAGAAGAAGCAATGAGTGTTGCTGAACTGAAAGAAAGCCAAGAACAAGCCGCCTTGTCATTATCTGCTTCGAAAAAGGAAGATAGAAATAGTCAGCCAAAGCTTTTTATTAATAGCAGCGATGATTTGAGACGACCTGGCACAGGTGATAAAGACgaagatgatgataaagaaACCAAATACCGATTGGATCCAAAGTAATAGCCTCTGcttctataaattattttcttcttttttttcttggtttctGCATATTATTTAAGTGTTGTCTACTAATTACTTTTCATTTCCCTTGTAGGTATGCCAATGTTAAGACACCTGAACGTCATGTGAGGACTCGACTTTATTTCACATCTGTAAGTTTCCTCTTTTCTCTATTGCTTGTTATGGTGTTCACGTGTGTATGTGATTGACACTCTTAGAGTGAAactgatatgtttttttttgcgtgGCATGATGTTGATGTAACAGGAATCACATATTCATTCGCTGATGAACGTACTTAGATACTGTAACCTGGACGAATCACTTCAAGGAGAGGAAAGTCTCATCTGCCAAAACGCATTGGAACGTCTTTGCAAAACAAAGGAACTCGATTACATGAGCTACATTGTCCTAAGGCTCTTTGAAAACACCGAGGTTCACATTACATTCCTTCCACTCTCGCATCATATATCATATGCTTCAACATCTAATATTATATTGTctccataataataaaaagaaaaaaattggtcTCAGGTATCACTTGAAGACCCCAAGAGATTCCGGATTGAACTTACATTCAGCCGTGGAGCTGATTTGTCTCCCTTGGAGGTAAAGAAGAgccattattatttttgttcaaCGTCTAAAGGAAcaaattaaaacttaaaatttgaaaatataatttaatatgtgTGAGGACAGAATAATGACGACGAGGCAGAGTCATTGCTAAGGGAACACACGCTTCCGATAATGGGACCAGAGAGGCTTCAAGAGGTTGGTTCTTGTTTAACGCTGGAGACTATGGAGAAGATGGTCCGTCCTTTTGCTATGCCACCTGAAGATTTCCCTCCGGCCTCGACTCCGGTTGGTTTCTCCGGTTACTTCTCCAAAAGTGCCGCGGTACTCGAGCGTCTGGTTAACCTCTTCCACAACTACAAAAACTCTTCATCCAACGGAAAAAGCTGAAGGGAATATGCGTAccaaatttttactttttatctttctttctgAAATTTGATATGATTTTGTCTTTGTGCAGCTCAAAATCAttgttctttccttttttttttgtttccctaCATGTTTCAGTTTTGCTTTTCTCCCCCCAAACTACTATTCAATGATTCAAAAATGTTATGTTTCTCGCGGGTACTagttctttcttattttttagtGGTTTAGGAGCTGTGTCTGAGTCTCTCTGTTTTTGAGGTTATGTCTGTCGGCCTTAGATTTCAACagcaatactattaaaatacttatgttaTTGGCCGACCACCGAATAAAGAAAGTGTaatgatttttcatttcaaggtAAAACTAATTTTACGTTATGTTAACACTTTCCTTTTTTAACTGGGGTAAGCTTCACTTATATCGAAAAagtgaaaatgaaaagcaataTGATTAGGAGTTTCTTTTCCAAAAAAAGCACAGAGTAGCAATTAAATCATACATATATTTCTCTATACATTTGTAGGCAAAATCTCAAGAAATTAATTGGATTGACCAAACAAAATTTGAAGAAGTTAAGTGATTGGAAGATTAGTTGTAAATGAAACGACTAATTCTTCAAActgaaaaagaacaaaaagaaaaagtaataaTGATGACAAAACAAAGTAGTCCATctgttgttgtttgttttataaaaattgattatAAAAGGAGTGAGTATATTTGTTCCtcaatatagaaaaaaaaatagatagatgactctataaataaataaggatgAAAATGATAGGAAAACTGCGTTTTGTAACAGTTGAGAGGTTTATAAGCaaacaaactctctctctctctctctctctcatagaCAATGAATTCCCTTTTTTGACTAAAATTCTCTCTATCTGCTTTTTTTAAATCTTACTTCTCTCTACACCAAAATCGCTTCTTTCCTCAACTGGGAAAATGAGTTTAGATTCCGTCAAAGTTATGGAGGATTGGCAATCCAACAGATCCAATGAGCTTTACAAgaggaataagaagaagaaaaagaagaacaatgTCAGAAACAGTGATggccaagaagaagaagcaaatggGGGTTGCTGGGTCAAATTAAGGGTCATGCTTTGTTGCGTAGCTTCAACATCAGACGTTCACAGCTCTCTCAGCCTCTCCACAACCACTGGTATGCAATTGAGTTCAAAGAAAGGACTTTCCTTTTGGGATGCAATCTTCTTAATTTTGGTTTCTATAACTGTATAAGTCTTGTATTAATCTCATCATCTACGCTTTTCTTCTTGTGGGTTGCTTTACTTAACTTTGACTATGCATTTGAGCTTAACTACTTTGATTCTAatcctaattaaaaaaaaagatccctCTTTTATTGTTTGCTAAACCATTTCTGATTATGACTTTTGTCTCCTTGAATGGTTTTGTAAtgtaagagtttttttttttttttggcttttaaCAGTGGGAAGTAAGTCTCCAATTTTGAAATCTAACGATCAACCGGCTGGCCCTGTTTCTTCTACTACAACAACCAGCAATGCAGAAAGCTCTCTGTCCACTCCAATGATAAGTGAAGAACTTAAGATCTATTCTCACCTCAAGAAGTTTTCTTTCCTTGATCTCAAGCTGGCAACTAGAAACTTCAGACCGGAGAGTCTTCTCGGGGAAGGTGGCTTTGGTTGTGTCTTTAAAGGATGGGTCGAGGAGAACGGCACCGCTCCTGTTAAGCCTGGCACTGGACTTACTGTGGCCGTCAAAACCTTGAATCCTGATGGCCTTCAGGGTCATAAAGAGTGGCTTGTAAGATCCTTTGCTTCTCCAAGTATCTTTTTCCCTTGAAACACATAACTAGAAGGGTTTCTGTTTTGTGGTCTTTTGCAGGCTGAGATTAACTATCTGGGTAATCTTCTCCATCCGAATCTTGTTAAACTGGTGGGTTACTGTATCGAAGATGATCAAAGGCTGCTGGTTTATGAGTTTATGCCTCGTGGGAGTTTGGAGAATCACCTCTTCAGAAGtaagttaaaacttaaaacaattCTCAAACCTTCTTTTTGTACATGCGCTGTAAACTGAGCTCGTTGCTTTGTGTTGGAAGGGTCGTTGCCTCTTCCATGGTCAATTCGGATGAGGATTGCATTAGGTGCTGCAAACGGTCTCAGTTTCCTTCACGAAGAAGCTCTGAAGCCCGTTATATATCGGGATTTCAAAACCTCAAACATCTTACTAGATTcagtatgttttctttttttaaattactttgACATATATAGTATAAGCCAGGCCTTGCTTCTTAACTTTTTTACCAATACTCTCAG contains these protein-coding regions:
- the LOC106433432 gene encoding inositol hexakisphosphate and diphosphoinositol-pentakisphosphate kinase VIP1 isoform X2; the protein is MEGEEGGGGGGGGSVGGGGKIKIGVCVMEKKVFSAPMGQILDRLESFGEFEILHFGDKVILEDPIESWPICDCLIAFHSSGYPLEKAQAYAALRKPFLVNELDPQYLLHDRRKVYEHLEMYGIPVPRYACVNRTVPNQDLDYFVEEEDFVEVNGERFWKPFVEKPVNGDDHSIMIYYPSSAGGGMKELFRKIGNRSSEFHPDVRRVRREGSYIYEEFMATGGTDVKVYTVGPEYAHAEARKSPVVDGVVMRNTDGKEVRYPVLLTPTEKQMAREVCLAFRQAVCGFDLLRSEGCSYVCDVNGWSFVKNSYKYYDDAACVLRKMCLDAKAPHLSSTLPPTLPWKVNEPVQPNEGLTRQGSGIIGTFGQSEELRCVIAVIRHGDRTPKQKVKLKVTEEKLLNLMLKYNGGKPRAETKLKTAVQLQDLLDATRMLVPRTRPGRESDSDAEDLEHAEKLRQVKAVLEEGGHFSGIYRKVQLKPLKWVKIPKNNGEGEEERPVEALMVLKYGGVLTHAGRKQAEELGRFFRNNMYPGEGTGLLRLHSTYRHDLKIYSSDEGRVQMSAAAFAKGLLDLEGQLTPILVSLVSKDSSMLDGLDNASIEMEAAKARLNEIVTSGTKMIHEHGSSEEFPWMTDGAGLPPNAHEVLRELVKLTKNVTDQVRQLAMDEDENLTEPYDIIPPYDQAKALGKTNIDSDRIASGLPCGSEGFLLMFARWIKLARDLYNERKDRFDITQIPDVYDSCKYDLLHNSHLDLKGLDELFKVAQLLADGVIPNEYGINPQQKLKIGSKIARRLMGKILIDLRNTREEALSVAELKESQEQVTREEAMSVAELKESQEQAALSLSASKKEDRNSQPKLFINSSDDLRRPGTGDKDEDDDKETKYRLDPKYANVKTPERHVRTRLYFTSESHIHSLMNVLRYCNLDESLQGEESLICQNALERLCKTKELDYMSYIVLRLFENTEVSLEDPKRFRIELTFSRGADLSPLENNDDEAESLLREHTLPIMGPERLQEVGSCLTLETMEKMVRPFAMPPEDFPPASTPVGFSGYFSKSAAVLERLVNLFHNYKNSSSNGKS
- the LOC106433432 gene encoding inositol hexakisphosphate and diphosphoinositol-pentakisphosphate kinase VIP1 isoform X1, which gives rise to MEGEEGGGGGGGGSVGGGGKIKIGVCVMEKKVKCGSEVFSAPMGQILDRLESFGEFEILHFGDKVILEDPIESWPICDCLIAFHSSGYPLEKAQAYAALRKPFLVNELDPQYLLHDRRKVYEHLEMYGIPVPRYACVNRTVPNQDLDYFVEEEDFVEVNGERFWKPFVEKPVNGDDHSIMIYYPSSAGGGMKELFRKIGNRSSEFHPDVRRVRREGSYIYEEFMATGGTDVKVYTVGPEYAHAEARKSPVVDGVVMRNTDGKEVRYPVLLTPTEKQMAREVCLAFRQAVCGFDLLRSEGCSYVCDVNGWSFVKNSYKYYDDAACVLRKMCLDAKAPHLSSTLPPTLPWKVNEPVQPNEGLTRQGSGIIGTFGQSEELRCVIAVIRHGDRTPKQKVKLKVTEEKLLNLMLKYNGGKPRAETKLKTAVQLQDLLDATRMLVPRTRPGRESDSDAEDLEHAEKLRQVKAVLEEGGHFSGIYRKVQLKPLKWVKIPKNNGEGEEERPVEALMVLKYGGVLTHAGRKQAEELGRFFRNNMYPGEGTGLLRLHSTYRHDLKIYSSDEGRVQMSAAAFAKGLLDLEGQLTPILVSLVSKDSSMLDGLDNASIEMEAAKARLNEIVTSGTKMIHEHGSSEEFPWMTDGAGLPPNAHEVLRELVKLTKNVTDQVRQLAMDEDENLTEPYDIIPPYDQAKALGKTNIDSDRIASGLPCGSEGFLLMFARWIKLARDLYNERKDRFDITQIPDVYDSCKYDLLHNSHLDLKGLDELFKVAQLLADGVIPNEYGINPQQKLKIGSKIARRLMGKILIDLRNTREEALSVAELKESQEQVTREEAMSVAELKESQEQAALSLSASKKEDRNSQPKLFINSSDDLRRPGTGDKDEDDDKETKYRLDPKYANVKTPERHVRTRLYFTSESHIHSLMNVLRYCNLDESLQGEESLICQNALERLCKTKELDYMSYIVLRLFENTEVSLEDPKRFRIELTFSRGADLSPLENNDDEAESLLREHTLPIMGPERLQEVGSCLTLETMEKMVRPFAMPPEDFPPASTPVGFSGYFSKSAAVLERLVNLFHNYKNSSSNGKS
- the LOC106433436 gene encoding serine/threonine-protein kinase PBL35-like, with translation MSLDSVKVMEDWQSNRSNELYKRNKKKKKKNNVRNSDGQEEEANGGCWVKLRVMLCCVASTSDVHSSLSLSTTTVGSKSPILKSNDQPAGPVSSTTTTSNAESSLSTPMISEELKIYSHLKKFSFLDLKLATRNFRPESLLGEGGFGCVFKGWVEENGTAPVKPGTGLTVAVKTLNPDGLQGHKEWLAEINYLGNLLHPNLVKLVGYCIEDDQRLLVYEFMPRGSLENHLFRRSLPLPWSIRMRIALGAANGLSFLHEEALKPVIYRDFKTSNILLDSDYNAKLSDFGLAKDAPDEGKTHVSTRVMGTYGYAAPEYVMTGHLTSKSDVYSFGVVLLEMLTGRRSMDKNRPNGEHNLVEWARPHLLDRRRFYRLLDPRLEGHFSIKGAQKVTQLAAQCLSRDSKIRPKMSEVVEVLKPLPHLKDMASSSYYFQTMQAERLKAGSGSGRGFGSRNGQLVFRTQSSPHGQAGSSPYRHQVPTPKPKGATT